Proteins from one bacterium genomic window:
- a CDS encoding IS630 family transposase: MAIGRPTKPLNVTPQEKEKLSMLARRPKSAQAIAMRARIVLGCNDGLSNGEVAKRLRITGATVCKWRERFRVERLEGLLDEPRLGAPRSISDARVEEVITKTLESMPGNSTHWSTRLMAKKTGLSQTAIVRIWRAFGLQPHRVENFKFSKDPQFVEKVRDIVGLYLNPPDRAIVLCVDEKSQVQALNRTQPILPLAPGVPARQSHDYERHGVTSLFAALDVASGVTISSCYRRHRHQEFLQFLNDIDANLPGGFDVHLVMDNYGTHKVNKVRTWLARHPRYHVHFTPTSGSWLNLVERLFAEVTERCVRRGSHTAVRALEKAMLDYLDQRNKDPKPFVWTADADLILGKVERLSKRISDSGH; this comes from the coding sequence ATGGCCATCGGACGCCCCACCAAACCGCTCAACGTGACCCCGCAGGAGAAAGAGAAACTGTCGATGCTGGCGCGTCGCCCGAAGTCCGCGCAAGCGATCGCCATGCGCGCCCGCATTGTTCTTGGCTGCAATGACGGACTGAGCAACGGCGAGGTGGCGAAGCGCTTACGAATCACGGGAGCGACGGTCTGCAAATGGCGGGAGCGATTTCGGGTGGAGCGCCTGGAGGGTTTACTCGACGAGCCTCGCTTGGGCGCACCGCGGTCGATAAGCGACGCCAGAGTCGAAGAGGTGATCACGAAAACGCTGGAGTCCATGCCAGGGAACAGCACGCATTGGAGCACCCGGTTGATGGCAAAGAAGACGGGCCTTTCGCAGACCGCCATCGTGCGGATTTGGCGTGCTTTCGGACTGCAGCCGCATCGCGTGGAGAACTTCAAGTTCTCCAAAGACCCACAGTTCGTCGAGAAGGTGCGGGACATCGTCGGCTTGTACCTGAATCCTCCGGATAGAGCGATCGTCCTGTGTGTGGACGAGAAGAGCCAGGTGCAGGCGTTGAACCGCACCCAGCCAATTCTGCCGCTGGCTCCTGGTGTGCCGGCGCGCCAATCGCATGACTACGAACGACATGGAGTCACATCACTGTTCGCGGCCCTGGATGTGGCCAGCGGAGTCACGATCAGCAGTTGCTATCGACGCCACCGGCACCAAGAGTTCCTGCAGTTTCTCAACGACATCGACGCGAATCTTCCCGGCGGTTTTGACGTTCATCTGGTGATGGACAACTACGGAACGCACAAGGTCAACAAGGTGCGCACGTGGTTGGCGCGCCACCCTCGTTATCACGTCCACTTCACGCCCACCAGCGGCAGTTGGTTAAACCTAGTGGAGCGATTGTTTGCCGAAGTGACCGAACGATGCGTCCGGCGCGGAAGCCACACGGCGGTGCGGGCGTTGGAGAAGGCGATGCTGGACTACCTGGATCAGCGCAACAAAGATCCCAAGCCGTTCGTGTGGACGGCGGACGCGGACCTGATCTTGGGCAAGGTCGAGCGCCTTTCTAAACGAATCTCTGACTCAGGACACTAG
- a CDS encoding IS5 family transposase, producing the protein MRGQDHQQSDIFSYLSPEQRVRQDHPLRAIRAMADLALWSMSARFDAMYAKTGRPSIPPEKLLRAQLIQMLYSVRSERLLMEEIDYSVLYRWFVGMNLDEPVWDVTVFTKNRDRLLDGDVAREFLCEVLKQAQEKNLTSDEHFTVDGTLIEAWASLKSFQRKDQKNTPPDDCGNPTVDFHGEKRSNETHESTTDPDARLARKGNGKEAKLSYNGNLLTEHRNGLIVATEVFQANGTAERDAALVMLEQIPGVERVTVGGDKGYDTRDFVAECRNMNVTPHVVQNTKRNGGSAIDGRTTRHGGYEISQKKRKRIEECFGWLKRIALMGKVRHRGLEKVSWVFTFAAAAYNLVRMKNLAATSVGAA; encoded by the coding sequence ATGCGCGGTCAAGACCATCAGCAATCGGACATTTTCAGCTACCTTTCGCCCGAACAGCGGGTCCGGCAGGACCATCCTCTGCGCGCCATTCGAGCCATGGCGGACCTGGCCCTTTGGAGCATGTCGGCGCGATTTGACGCGATGTACGCAAAGACCGGCCGCCCCTCGATTCCGCCGGAGAAGTTGCTGCGGGCGCAACTGATCCAGATGTTGTACTCGGTGCGGAGCGAACGGCTGCTGATGGAAGAGATCGATTATAGTGTGCTGTATCGGTGGTTTGTAGGCATGAACCTGGACGAACCAGTATGGGACGTGACGGTGTTCACCAAGAACCGGGACCGACTGTTGGACGGGGACGTGGCACGGGAGTTCTTGTGTGAGGTGCTGAAGCAGGCGCAGGAAAAGAACCTGACCAGTGACGAGCACTTCACGGTGGACGGAACGTTGATCGAAGCCTGGGCCAGCTTGAAGAGTTTTCAACGCAAGGACCAGAAGAACACACCACCCGATGATTGCGGCAATCCCACGGTGGATTTTCACGGCGAGAAGCGAAGCAATGAAACACACGAATCCACCACCGATCCCGACGCGCGCTTGGCGCGGAAGGGGAACGGTAAGGAAGCCAAGTTGAGCTACAACGGGAATCTGCTGACGGAGCACCGCAACGGACTGATCGTAGCGACGGAGGTGTTCCAAGCCAATGGCACCGCCGAACGCGACGCCGCGCTGGTGATGTTAGAACAGATTCCGGGGGTGGAACGAGTGACCGTAGGTGGAGACAAAGGGTACGATACCAGGGACTTCGTGGCGGAATGCCGGAACATGAACGTGACGCCGCACGTGGTGCAGAACACGAAGCGGAACGGGGGCAGCGCCATTGACGGACGGACCACGCGGCACGGCGGATACGAGATCAGTCAGAAGAAACGGAAGCGAATTGAAGAGTGCTTCGGATGGCTGAAAAGGATTGCGCTGATGGGGAAGGTGAGGCATCGGGGCTTGGAGAAGGTGAGTTGGGTTTTCACGTTCGCGGCGGCGGCCTACAACCTGGTGAGGATGAAAAATCTGGCGGCCACTTCAGTTGGAGCCGCATGA